From one Erythrobacter sp. HKB08 genomic stretch:
- a CDS encoding acyl-CoA dehydrogenase family protein: protein MNFDLTDRQTHWRDRVRDFIEENIRPNNDVYKQQDVEGDRWKVIPIIEEMKAKAKEQGIWNLFMPPQGQLSHVDDSFEFEGPGLTNLEYALCAEEMGRIGWSSEVFNCSAPDTGNMEVFHRYGTLEQKEEWLRPLMNGEIRSAFLMTEPYTASSDATNIETRIEKDGDEYVINGRKWWSSGLGDPRCKVAIVMGKTDFGAQRHAQQSQVIVPMDAPGVNILRHLPVFGYDDAPHGHMEVELKDVRVPVSNLLLGEGRGFEIAQGRLGPGRIHHCMRTIGVAEEALAKMCRRLQEREAFGKPIYKHSVWEERVARARIDIEMTRLLCLKAADMMDKVGNKVAKQEIAMIKVQAPNMALRIIDDAIQAHGGGGVSEDYGLASAYAHQRTLRLADGPDEVHARSIARMEFAKHSPNQGPTANALRDGKGPAPMTQDFTSGDLAVTR from the coding sequence ATGAACTTCGACCTGACCGACCGGCAAACCCACTGGCGCGACCGTGTGCGTGACTTCATCGAAGAGAACATTCGCCCCAACAACGATGTCTACAAGCAGCAGGATGTCGAGGGCGATCGCTGGAAGGTGATCCCGATCATCGAAGAGATGAAAGCGAAGGCCAAGGAGCAGGGCATCTGGAACCTGTTCATGCCGCCGCAGGGCCAGCTGAGCCATGTCGACGACAGCTTCGAGTTCGAAGGCCCGGGCCTGACCAACCTCGAATATGCGCTTTGCGCCGAGGAAATGGGCCGCATCGGCTGGTCGAGCGAGGTGTTCAACTGCTCCGCCCCCGATACCGGCAACATGGAAGTGTTCCACCGCTACGGCACGCTGGAGCAGAAGGAAGAGTGGCTGCGCCCGCTGATGAACGGCGAAATCCGTTCGGCCTTCCTCATGACCGAGCCCTACACCGCTTCCTCCGACGCGACGAACATCGAGACGCGCATCGAGAAGGACGGCGACGAATACGTCATCAACGGCCGCAAATGGTGGTCCTCGGGCCTCGGCGATCCGCGCTGCAAGGTCGCGATCGTCATGGGCAAGACCGACTTCGGCGCCCAGCGCCACGCCCAGCAGTCGCAGGTCATCGTGCCGATGGACGCGCCGGGCGTGAACATCCTGCGCCACCTGCCGGTCTTCGGCTATGACGATGCGCCGCACGGCCACATGGAAGTCGAGCTGAAGGACGTGCGCGTTCCGGTCAGCAACCTGTTGCTCGGCGAAGGCCGCGGCTTCGAGATCGCGCAGGGCCGCCTCGGCCCGGGCCGTATCCACCACTGCATGCGCACCATCGGCGTTGCCGAGGAAGCACTCGCCAAGATGTGCCGCCGCCTGCAGGAGCGCGAGGCGTTCGGCAAGCCGATCTACAAGCACTCGGTCTGGGAAGAGCGCGTTGCCCGTGCCCGCATCGACATCGAGATGACCCGCCTGCTCTGCCTCAAGGCCGCCGACATGATGGACAAGGTCGGCAACAAGGTTGCCAAGCAGGAAATCGCCATGATCAAGGTGCAGGCGCCGAACATGGCCCTGCGGATCATCGACGATGCGATCCAGGCCCATGGCGGCGGCGGCGTTTCGGAAGACTACGGCCTCGCCAGCGCCTACGCACACCAGCGTACGCTGCGCCTCGCCGACGGTCCGGACGAGGTGCACGCACGCTCGATCGCGCGCATGGAATTCGCCAAGCACTCGCCCAACCAGGGCCCGACTGCGAATGCCCTGCGCGACGGCAAGGGTCCGGCGCCGATGACGCAGGACTTCACCTCCGGTGACCTGGCGGTGACGCGCTAA
- a CDS encoding Zn-dependent alcohol dehydrogenase, producing MAKAAILEQPGQGLVIGEVEIADPAPHEVLIDTKACGLCHSDLHFIDGAYPHPLPAIPGHEAAGVVRAVGSEVKTVKPGDHVVSCLSAFCGHCEFCVTGRMALCLGGDTRRAPDSTPRIRRADGSPVNQMLNLSAFSEQMLIHEHACVAIDKDMPLDRAAVIGCAVTTGAGTIFNAAAVVPGETVLVVGCGGVGLAAINAAKIAGAGKVIAADPLPEKRELAKVLGATHTVDALAEDAAKQIIEISGGGVHYGIEAVGRQASADLAVASLRRGGTAIILGMMPLDCKVGLGAMDLLSGKKLQGAIMGENHFPVDLPRLVDFYMRGLLDLDTIIAERIPLEDINKGFDKMRDGHSARSVVVFD from the coding sequence ATGGCAAAGGCAGCAATCCTCGAACAGCCCGGCCAGGGCCTCGTCATCGGCGAGGTCGAGATTGCCGATCCCGCTCCGCATGAAGTGCTGATCGACACCAAGGCCTGCGGCCTGTGTCACTCCGATCTGCACTTCATCGACGGCGCCTACCCGCACCCGCTCCCGGCGATCCCGGGCCACGAGGCGGCAGGCGTCGTGCGGGCGGTCGGCAGCGAGGTGAAGACGGTGAAGCCGGGCGACCACGTCGTATCCTGCCTCAGCGCCTTCTGCGGCCACTGCGAGTTCTGCGTGACCGGCCGCATGGCCCTGTGCCTCGGCGGCGACACCCGCCGTGCGCCCGATTCCACCCCGCGCATCCGCCGGGCGGACGGCTCGCCGGTCAACCAGATGCTGAACCTCTCGGCCTTCAGCGAGCAGATGCTGATCCACGAACATGCCTGCGTCGCGATCGACAAGGACATGCCGCTCGACCGTGCCGCCGTGATCGGCTGCGCGGTGACGACGGGTGCCGGGACGATCTTCAATGCGGCTGCCGTGGTTCCGGGCGAAACGGTTCTCGTCGTCGGTTGCGGCGGCGTCGGCCTCGCGGCGATCAACGCGGCGAAGATCGCCGGCGCCGGCAAGGTCATCGCGGCCGATCCGCTGCCGGAGAAGCGCGAGCTCGCCAAGGTGCTCGGCGCAACGCATACCGTCGACGCGCTGGCCGAAGATGCTGCCAAGCAGATCATCGAGATCTCGGGCGGCGGCGTCCATTACGGCATCGAGGCCGTCGGGCGGCAGGCTTCAGCCGACCTCGCCGTGGCTTCGCTGCGCCGTGGCGGCACCGCGATCATCCTCGGGATGATGCCGCTCGACTGCAAGGTCGGGCTGGGTGCGATGGACCTGCTTTCGGGCAAGAAGCTGCAGGGCGCGATCATGGGTGAGAACCACTTCCCGGTGGACCTCCCGCGCCTGGTCGACTTCTACATGCGCGGCCTGCTCGATCTCGACACGATCATCGCCGAGCGGATCCCGCTCGAAGACATCAACAAGGGCTTCGACAAGATGCGTGACGGTCACTCGGCCCGCAGCGTGGTGGTGTTCGACTGA
- a CDS encoding phosphotransferase family protein translates to MASEQPMDFDKEMVGTIEVPEADQLDLDSLTAWFEANVDGYEGPISYSKFKGGQSNPTYRIDTPGASYVLRRQPFGKLLPSAHAVDREYKAMTGLYPTGFPVPRTYGLCEDPEVIGSKFFVMSMADGRSLWNGALPGVSKEDRREIYNSMIDTMADLHLKKPNEIGLGDFGKPDDYCARQISRWTKQYKLSETEHQPKMERLIEWLPETIPPQHESSVVHGDYRLDNMIFHKTENRVIAVLDWELSTLGDPIADFSYLMLNWKNESDGRAGLASLDLEDLGIPTMQEAVDRYVARTGYPVPPMDWYFGYNLFRLAGIMQGIKKRVIDGTASSAHAKSMSERVTPLIERAYDFAKAAGMPD, encoded by the coding sequence ATGGCAAGCGAGCAACCGATGGATTTCGACAAGGAAATGGTCGGCACGATCGAAGTGCCGGAAGCCGACCAGCTGGACCTGGACAGCCTTACCGCCTGGTTCGAGGCCAATGTCGACGGCTATGAAGGCCCGATCAGCTATTCGAAGTTCAAGGGTGGCCAGTCGAACCCGACCTACCGGATCGACACGCCGGGCGCGTCCTACGTCCTGCGCCGCCAGCCCTTCGGCAAGCTGTTGCCGAGCGCGCATGCGGTGGACCGCGAATATAAGGCGATGACCGGCCTTTATCCGACCGGCTTCCCGGTCCCGCGCACCTACGGGCTGTGCGAAGATCCGGAGGTCATCGGCTCCAAGTTCTTCGTCATGAGCATGGCCGATGGACGAAGCTTGTGGAACGGCGCGCTGCCCGGCGTCTCGAAAGAGGACCGGCGCGAAATCTACAATTCGATGATCGATACCATGGCCGATCTTCACCTGAAGAAGCCGAACGAGATCGGTCTCGGCGATTTCGGCAAGCCGGACGATTATTGCGCGCGCCAGATCAGCCGCTGGACCAAGCAGTACAAACTGTCGGAAACCGAGCACCAGCCGAAGATGGAGCGCCTCATCGAATGGCTGCCGGAGACCATCCCGCCGCAGCATGAAAGCTCGGTCGTGCATGGCGACTACCGCCTCGACAACATGATCTTCCACAAGACCGAGAACCGCGTGATCGCGGTGCTCGACTGGGAGCTCTCGACGCTCGGCGATCCGATTGCCGACTTCAGCTACCTGATGCTCAACTGGAAGAACGAGAGCGATGGGCGAGCCGGTCTCGCCAGCCTCGACCTGGAAGATCTGGGTATCCCGACGATGCAGGAAGCGGTCGACCGCTATGTCGCGCGGACCGGTTATCCCGTGCCGCCGATGGACTGGTACTTCGGCTACAACCTGTTCCGGCTCGCAGGGATCATGCAGGGCATCAAGAAGCGCGTGATCGACGGCACTGCCTCGTCAGCACATGCCAAGTCGATGAGCGAGCGGGTCACGCCGCTGATCGAGCGGGCCTACGACTTCGCGAAGGCTGCGGGCATGCCGGACTGA
- a CDS encoding S8 family peptidase, whose translation MKHPLRRLRCGSALAAIALLTACGGGGGGATSGPRPLPTPSPAPVPSPTPTPTPTPTPTASSFDTAEVRRSDGPRFHNAVSAWQDGITGSGSTIAIIDTGIDVDSPEFAGRIHPDSRDVAGNGTVDAEDDHGTNVALVAAAARDNTGVIGIAFEAMILAFRTDQPGSCATETEAALDGCLFSDSDIARGVDQAVASGATVINLSLGGSLPSPTLRSALQRAAAAGVVIVVSAGNDGDTTDPQIDPDQPDPFAAGIFSAAGDNVIIVGSIDESGQFSDFSNRAGSLANVFITARGERICCVYENGTLRITTDENGNNFVTLFSGTSFSAPQVAGAVALLKQAFPNLTGEEIVAILLDSASDAGAAGTDPIYGRGILDIARALQPSGTTTLAGSTIAVALSDDTGVASGPMGDAFTDVPLSTIITDKYDRAYSIDLGNRLRSASVRPRLRGAIETSGRRVSGGAGGVSMAFTIADDGRAAALPLGLSERDAEQSRVLAARVAARIAPDTQIAFGFSESSDGLAAQLQGHSRPAFMVAPDAGGDFGFLRSTDGSVALRQQLGGWGLTATAETGDAFIGASRIASDRVGRRLEDRPMQSVSLIADRRFGDLETAFGLTMLDERDTVLGGIFHDSLGVQGARSLFLDARLGAPVADDWRLGGAVRAGRTDARLRDASGGNSRLSSLAWSFDVTRSRIFQQGDSIGLRISQPLRIESGGLSLNLPVAYDYASESQIYGERFLPFTPEGREIMGELSWRGWLLGGQAASSLFVRREPGHVAANPTDVGAAISWSTQF comes from the coding sequence ATGAAGCATCCCTTGCGCAGGTTGCGCTGTGGTAGCGCGCTTGCAGCGATTGCCCTCCTCACGGCTTGTGGCGGCGGAGGCGGCGGCGCGACCTCGGGTCCGCGCCCCCTGCCCACGCCTTCTCCCGCGCCGGTGCCTTCGCCGACACCCACGCCTACCCCGACCCCCACGCCGACGGCATCCTCCTTCGATACGGCAGAAGTGCGCCGCTCCGACGGGCCGAGGTTCCACAATGCGGTCAGCGCCTGGCAGGACGGCATCACGGGCAGCGGATCGACCATCGCGATCATCGACACGGGTATCGATGTCGACAGCCCGGAATTCGCGGGCCGTATCCACCCGGACTCGCGCGATGTCGCGGGCAATGGGACGGTCGATGCGGAGGACGACCACGGCACGAATGTAGCGCTGGTCGCAGCGGCCGCGCGCGACAACACCGGTGTCATCGGCATCGCGTTCGAGGCCATGATCCTCGCCTTCAGGACCGACCAGCCGGGCAGCTGCGCGACGGAGACCGAAGCGGCGCTCGACGGATGCCTCTTCTCCGACAGCGACATTGCGCGCGGGGTCGACCAGGCGGTCGCCTCTGGCGCGACCGTCATCAATCTGAGCCTCGGTGGCAGCCTGCCGAGCCCGACCTTGCGTTCCGCGCTCCAGCGGGCGGCGGCTGCGGGCGTGGTTATCGTCGTAAGCGCGGGGAACGATGGCGATACCACCGATCCGCAGATCGACCCGGACCAGCCGGACCCCTTCGCTGCAGGGATTTTCTCCGCTGCCGGGGACAATGTGATCATCGTCGGCTCGATCGACGAAAGCGGCCAGTTTTCCGATTTCTCCAATCGTGCCGGTAGCCTCGCCAACGTTTTCATCACGGCCCGGGGCGAGAGGATTTGCTGCGTCTACGAGAATGGCACGCTGCGCATTACGACCGACGAAAACGGCAACAATTTCGTGACGCTGTTTTCCGGCACGAGCTTTTCCGCCCCGCAGGTCGCCGGCGCGGTCGCACTGCTCAAGCAGGCTTTCCCGAACCTCACGGGCGAGGAAATCGTCGCGATCCTCCTCGACAGTGCCAGCGATGCGGGCGCTGCGGGGACCGACCCGATATACGGTCGTGGGATCCTCGATATTGCACGCGCGCTACAGCCTTCGGGCACGACGACGCTCGCCGGTTCGACCATCGCGGTCGCCCTGTCGGACGACACGGGTGTCGCATCGGGGCCGATGGGCGATGCTTTCACCGACGTCCCGCTTTCTACGATCATTACCGACAAATACGACCGCGCCTATTCGATCGACCTCGGCAATCGGTTGCGCTCGGCCTCGGTCCGTCCGCGCCTTCGTGGTGCAATCGAGACGTCAGGCCGCCGCGTGAGTGGCGGTGCGGGCGGTGTCTCGATGGCGTTCACCATCGCCGACGATGGACGGGCCGCAGCGCTTCCGCTCGGCCTGTCGGAACGCGATGCAGAACAATCGCGCGTGCTTGCTGCGCGGGTCGCGGCCCGGATCGCGCCGGACACGCAGATCGCATTCGGCTTTTCGGAAAGCAGCGACGGGCTTGCCGCGCAGCTACAGGGCCATTCCCGCCCGGCCTTCATGGTTGCGCCCGATGCGGGAGGCGATTTCGGCTTCCTGCGCAGCACCGACGGTTCCGTCGCACTTCGCCAGCAGCTCGGAGGCTGGGGGCTTACGGCAACTGCGGAGACCGGGGACGCTTTCATCGGCGCATCGCGCATCGCATCGGACCGGGTGGGCCGCAGGCTCGAGGATCGCCCCATGCAGAGCGTCTCGCTCATCGCGGATCGGCGCTTCGGCGATCTCGAGACGGCGTTCGGCCTCACCATGCTGGACGAGCGCGACACCGTGCTCGGCGGCATTTTCCACGATAGCCTGGGCGTGCAGGGCGCACGCAGCCTGTTCCTCGACGCCCGGCTCGGCGCACCCGTTGCCGACGACTGGCGGCTCGGCGGCGCGGTGCGGGCAGGGCGGACCGACGCACGGCTGCGAGACGCCTCGGGCGGCAATTCGCGGCTTTCGAGCCTCGCCTGGTCGTTCGACGTCACCCGCTCGCGCATCTTCCAGCAGGGCGACAGCATCGGCCTGCGCATTTCGCAGCCCTTGCGGATCGAGAGCGGCGGCCTCTCGCTGAACCTGCCTGTGGCGTATGACTACGCGAGCGAAAGCCAGATCTACGGCGAACGCTTCCTCCCATTCACGCCCGAGGGACGCGAGATCATGGGCGAGCTGTCATGGCGCGGCTGGCTGCTCGGCGGACAGGCGGCATCGAGCCTGTTCGTCCGCCGGGAGCCGGGTCACGTCGCGGCAAATCCGACCGATGTCGGCGCCGCGATCAGCTGGAGCACGCAGTTCTGA
- the dapD gene encoding 2,3,4,5-tetrahydropyridine-2,6-dicarboxylate N-succinyltransferase, producing the protein MTDSLQTAIDEAWERRAEVTPASSDVREPVEAALQLLDSGKARVAEPDGNGGWTVNQWLKKAVLLSFRLNDNVVMDGGAAGAPAFDKVPSKFDGWGDNRFRDAGFRVVPGAVARRGSFIGKGVVLMPSFVNIGAYVDEGTMVDTWATVGSCAQIGKNVHISGGAGIGGVLEPLQADPVIIGDGAFIGARSEVAEGVRVGEGAVLSMGVYIGASTKIIDRATGGVHRGEVPPYAVVVPGSLPGKPLPDGSPGPSLYCAVIVKTVDAQTRSKTGINELLRD; encoded by the coding sequence ATGACCGACAGCCTTCAGACCGCCATCGACGAAGCGTGGGAACGCCGCGCCGAAGTCACCCCGGCAAGCAGCGACGTTCGCGAGCCGGTCGAGGCTGCGCTGCAACTTCTCGACAGCGGCAAGGCCCGCGTGGCCGAACCCGATGGCAATGGCGGCTGGACGGTCAACCAGTGGCTCAAGAAAGCTGTCCTCCTGTCCTTCCGCCTCAACGACAATGTCGTGATGGATGGCGGTGCGGCAGGCGCGCCCGCCTTCGACAAGGTTCCGAGCAAGTTCGACGGCTGGGGCGACAACCGCTTCCGCGATGCCGGCTTCCGCGTGGTGCCGGGCGCCGTTGCGCGTCGCGGCAGCTTCATCGGCAAGGGCGTGGTCCTGATGCCGAGCTTCGTGAATATCGGCGCCTATGTCGATGAAGGCACGATGGTCGATACCTGGGCGACGGTCGGCTCCTGCGCCCAGATCGGCAAGAATGTGCATATCTCGGGCGGCGCAGGAATCGGCGGCGTGCTCGAACCGCTGCAGGCCGATCCGGTCATCATCGGCGACGGTGCATTCATCGGGGCACGCTCGGAAGTGGCCGAAGGTGTACGCGTGGGCGAAGGCGCAGTGCTCTCGATGGGCGTCTACATCGGCGCCTCGACCAAGATCATCGACCGCGCGACCGGCGGAGTGCACCGCGGCGAAGTTCCGCCCTATGCCGTGGTCGTGCCCGGCTCGCTTCCCGGCAAGCCCCTGCCCGACGGCAGCCCGGGTCCGTCGCTCTATTGCGCGGTCATCGTGAAGACCGTCGACGCGCAGACCCGCTCGAAAACCGGGATCAACGAACTCCTGCGCGACTGA
- a CDS encoding DUF2945 domain-containing protein — translation MSNSNSYQTDQYVQWDWGNGKGKGQIKERFEREVTRTLQGSEVTKNGDEDNPAYLIKQEDGDEVLKRGSELEAQD, via the coding sequence ATGAGCAATTCGAACAGCTACCAGACCGACCAGTACGTCCAGTGGGACTGGGGCAACGGCAAGGGCAAGGGCCAGATCAAGGAGCGCTTCGAGCGCGAGGTCACCCGCACCCTGCAAGGCAGCGAAGTCACCAAGAACGGTGACGAGGACAATCCCGCCTACCTGATCAAGCAGGAGGACGGGGACGAAGTGCTCAAGCGCGGCTCCGAACTGGAGGCGCAGGACTGA
- a CDS encoding DUF3008 family protein encodes MAKAKSKAQQQAAGAALAAKRGEQDKSDLQGASKQMYDSMSEDELEDMASTDREDLPETVDD; translated from the coding sequence ATGGCCAAGGCCAAGTCGAAAGCTCAGCAGCAGGCGGCCGGCGCAGCGCTGGCCGCCAAGCGCGGCGAGCAGGACAAGTCGGACCTGCAGGGCGCCTCGAAGCAGATGTACGACAGCATGTCCGAGGACGAGCTCGAGGATATGGCCTCGACCGACCGCGAGGATTTGCCGGAAACCGTCGACGACTAG
- a CDS encoding dipeptidase: MKRLSLFAAATAAIALYSGPALADTPEEVAEAALEAAPVWDGHNDVPIQLRGRFENRISEFDFENTMETGPEHSEGRTMHTDLARLREGKVGAQFWSVYVTAALSEPEAVQAVIEQIDVTKRLIDRYPGDLALALTADDVERAVGEGRIASLLGMEGGHSIGSSLGVLRQTYALGARYMTLTHSKNTPWADSATDAPAHDGLTDFGKDVIREMNRLGMLVDLSHVSEATMHDALDVATAPVIFSHSGVRAINGHARNVPDSVLERLPENGGIVMVVALPGFLNEDARQWFGNRQAEKARLEALWAGQPTEVESRLAAWDEANPLPLATIGDMADHIDHVRAIAGIDAIGIGADYDGMPTGPVGMEDVSGYPLLFTELARRGYTQEELEKISFRNMMRVMRAAEATKASMASMDPIETVMPRD, from the coding sequence ATGAAACGCCTGTCGCTGTTCGCCGCCGCCACCGCCGCCATTGCACTGTATTCCGGCCCCGCGCTGGCCGACACGCCCGAGGAAGTGGCCGAAGCCGCGCTCGAGGCCGCGCCGGTGTGGGACGGGCACAACGACGTGCCGATCCAGCTGCGCGGACGCTTCGAGAACCGCATTTCCGAATTTGACTTCGAGAACACGATGGAGACCGGCCCCGAACATTCCGAAGGCCGCACCATGCACACCGACCTAGCGCGCCTGCGCGAAGGGAAGGTCGGCGCGCAATTCTGGTCGGTCTATGTGACGGCAGCGCTGAGCGAACCCGAGGCGGTGCAGGCGGTAATCGAGCAGATCGACGTGACCAAGCGCCTGATCGACCGCTACCCGGGCGATCTCGCGCTTGCCCTGACTGCCGACGATGTCGAGCGCGCCGTGGGCGAGGGACGCATCGCTTCACTGCTCGGGATGGAGGGCGGCCATTCGATCGGATCGAGCCTCGGCGTGCTGCGCCAAACCTATGCGCTCGGCGCGCGCTACATGACGCTGACGCATTCGAAGAACACGCCCTGGGCCGACAGCGCGACCGATGCTCCGGCGCATGACGGCCTCACTGATTTCGGCAAGGACGTGATCCGCGAGATGAACCGGCTCGGCATGCTGGTCGACCTGAGCCATGTGAGCGAGGCGACGATGCACGATGCGCTCGATGTCGCCACGGCGCCGGTCATCTTCAGTCATTCGGGCGTGCGCGCGATCAATGGGCACGCGCGAAACGTGCCGGACAGCGTTCTCGAGCGCCTGCCCGAGAATGGCGGGATCGTGATGGTGGTCGCGCTGCCGGGCTTCCTCAATGAAGACGCGCGCCAGTGGTTCGGCAATCGCCAGGCCGAGAAGGCGCGGCTCGAGGCGCTATGGGCAGGGCAGCCCACCGAGGTCGAGAGCCGCCTTGCCGCGTGGGACGAAGCCAATCCGCTTCCGCTCGCGACAATCGGCGACATGGCCGACCATATTGACCATGTGCGTGCCATCGCAGGGATCGACGCGATCGGGATCGGGGCGGACTATGACGGTATGCCGACCGGCCCGGTCGGCATGGAGGACGTGTCGGGATATCCGCTGCTTTTCACCGAGCTTGCCCGCCGCGGTTACACGCAGGAAGAACTGGAGAAGATCAGCTTCCGCAACATGATGCGGGTCATGCGCGCGGCAGAGGCGACCAAGGCTTCGATGGCATCGATGGACCCGATCGAAACGGTGATGCCGCGCGACTGA
- a CDS encoding cupin domain-containing protein: protein MEVPQETARAIIDRLGLEPHPEGGWYRETWRAPTEGGARASSTAIHFLLEAGQRSHWHRVDAAEVWLWHAGDPLRLGIAPGDSGPVSWHLLGGDVLGEQQVQCVVPEGHWQAAEPSPVPVHGYTLASCVVAPGFEFSGFELAAPGWEPGEGSGS, encoded by the coding sequence ATGGAAGTGCCGCAGGAAACAGCGCGCGCGATCATCGACAGGCTGGGGCTCGAACCGCACCCGGAAGGCGGCTGGTATCGCGAGACATGGCGCGCACCTACTGAAGGCGGGGCGCGGGCAAGCTCGACGGCGATCCATTTCCTGCTCGAGGCAGGCCAGCGCTCGCACTGGCACCGGGTCGATGCGGCAGAGGTCTGGCTGTGGCACGCGGGCGATCCACTGCGCCTCGGCATCGCGCCCGGGGATAGCGGGCCGGTCAGCTGGCACCTGCTCGGCGGCGATGTGCTGGGCGAACAGCAGGTCCAGTGCGTCGTGCCGGAAGGCCATTGGCAGGCTGCCGAGCCATCGCCTGTCCCTGTGCACGGCTACACGCTCGCTTCCTGCGTCGTTGCGCCGGGTTTCGAGTTTTCGGGATTCGAACTGGCTGCTCCGGGCTGGGAACCGGGTGAAGGGAGCGGCTCGTGA
- a CDS encoding DoxX family protein produces MIRAGLRILLAIFYAAAGYFHLAAPEPFLQIMPDWVPMPEAVVFWTGIAELLGAVGLLQPWSQPLRRAAGVGLALYALCVWPANINHFTMDMAREDGGLGLAYHVPRMMAQPVIIWLALWVGGTTDWPFRHRN; encoded by the coding sequence GTGATCCGCGCCGGGCTCCGCATCCTGCTCGCCATATTCTACGCCGCGGCCGGCTATTTCCACCTCGCCGCGCCCGAGCCGTTCCTGCAGATCATGCCGGACTGGGTGCCGATGCCCGAAGCGGTCGTGTTCTGGACGGGGATCGCCGAATTGCTCGGCGCGGTCGGCCTGCTCCAGCCCTGGTCGCAGCCCTTGAGGCGCGCGGCGGGCGTGGGCCTTGCGCTTTACGCGCTGTGCGTGTGGCCGGCCAATATCAACCACTTCACGATGGACATGGCGCGAGAGGACGGCGGGCTAGGCCTCGCCTATCACGTGCCTCGCATGATGGCGCAGCCGGTCATCATCTGGCTGGCGCTGTGGGTGGGCGGAACGACCGACTGGCCGTTCCGCCACCGCAATTAG
- a CDS encoding SWIB/MDM2 domain-containing protein, producing the protein MAKNNALQKPVNLSSDLENVVGKGPMTRAQVTSKVWEYIKANNLQDSKDKRQINPDAKLGAVIGKDQISMFKMTAAVSKHLS; encoded by the coding sequence ATGGCTAAGAACAACGCTCTCCAGAAGCCGGTGAATCTTTCGTCGGACCTCGAGAACGTCGTCGGCAAGGGTCCGATGACCCGCGCTCAGGTGACGTCGAAGGTCTGGGAATACATCAAGGCCAACAACCTGCAGGACAGCAAGGACAAGCGTCAGATCAATCCCGACGCGAAGCTCGGCGCTGTCATCGGCAAGGACCAGATCTCGATGTTCAAGATGACCGCTGCGGTCTCGAAGCACCTGAGCTGA